The Plasmodium gaboni strain SY75 chromosome 5, whole genome shotgun sequence nucleotide sequence NNNNNNNNNNNNNNNNNNNNNNNNNNNNNNNNNNNNNNNNNNNNNNNNNNNNNNNNNNNNNNNNNNNNNNNNNNNNNNNNNNNNNNNNNNNNNNNNNNNNNNNNNNNNNNNNNNNNNNNNNNNNNNNNNNNNNNNNNNNNNNNNNNNNNNNNNNNNNNNNNNNNNNNNNNNNNNNNNNNNNNNNNNNNNNNNNNNNNNNNNNNNNNNNNNNNNNNNNNNNNNNNNNNNNNNNNNNNNNNNNNNNNNNNNNNNNNNNNNNNNNNNNNNNNNNNtatatatatatatatatatatatatataacttgtactaatatatatagagTCTTCTACTTGTGTGTATATCttattttaatacattTCTCTCTTCACATTTCACATATCacttaatattttttttttttttttgtttttttttttttactcTTTCCTTCGTTTATTAaattgataaaaaatacaacTTATAcgatatatttttctaattaaaaaaaaaaaaaaaaaaaaaaaaaaaaaatattcctCTTTCTATACATAAAATGTTGTAAGTAgaatatatacaataatatataaataaaaacatatatataaatatatatatgttataagtgatatatattaaaaattttattaattatcAGTGATCCAAATAAAACCCAAACGGGTtgagaaaataaaaaattaaaataaaatgatataatatatatgacatataaatatataatataaataattatgaaaaaaaataatatggaacgtataatatatatatatatatatatatatatttatatgtatgactacgttttattttattatattttaatttatattatttttttatattttttgtgattaattataattatgttCTCCATTTTAATCATAAATTTCTTCTTCctcttcttcattttctttcTCCTTTTCTACTTCCTCGTCATCTTCCTCTTTTCTTTGTTCACTTCCTTTCCATTCATTTGAATTATCTCTTTCACTtgtattatcatttttctttttggTATCATCTTTTTCtgaattaaaagaaatagaTCTTGACACTTGTTCTTTTCTAGAATGTTTACTTGAGTTTCTGGTTTCATCACTATAATCATCgttactattattatatttagatttataattttcatttcttttatcATATCTACTAGCTCTTCGACTAGTACTTCTATAAGATTTATCATATCTTCTTTTATCTCTATATCTTGATGTATTATTACGATATTCTCTTGATCTTCTACTTAAACTTCTATCATGATTTTTATCACGATATCTATCATAACTTTTcatatgataattttttctatcTCGATAACTACTCATTTTTCTATCATAACTATTTCTATATCTAAATCTTTCTTTTGATCTTTCGCGTCTTCTTATTTTATCTCTTGAATGGGATCCATATCTTGAATTTGATTTAGATATATATCTTcttcttattttattatctgGATTTTTTCTATATGCATATCCtcctttttctttatatcTCATATGTCTTGGATCTGATCTTCCTTTTTGTGCTACAAAAACTTCTATTCTACTCCCATCAA carries:
- a CDS encoding putative Ser/Arg-rich splicing factor, translating into MGPYINQKNQPMSLLIRKLKFDTSPSIVREKFKRFGAIKDVYLPIDYYTKEPRGFGFVEFYDAKDAEQALKEMNGSDIDGSRIEVFVAQKGRSDPRHMRYKEKGGYAYRKNPDNKIRRRYISKSNSRYGSHSRDKIRRRERSKERFRYRNSYDRKMSSYRDRKNYHMKSYDRYRDKNHDRSLSRRSREYRNNTSRYRDKRRYDKSYRSTSRRASRYDKRNENYKSKYNNSNDDYSDETRNSSKHSRKEQVSRSISFNSEKDDTKKKNDNTSERDNSNEWKGSEQRKEEDDEEVEKEKENEEEEEEIYD